One window of the Mixophyes fleayi isolate aMixFle1 chromosome 6, aMixFle1.hap1, whole genome shotgun sequence genome contains the following:
- the TMEM101 gene encoding transmembrane protein 101: MAASGRKRLLQLVTRFGVLLLTRCPFWFCFSQLMLYAERAEAKRKPDIPVPYLYFDLGVAVLCASFMSFGVKRRWFALVSALQLAVSTYAAHVGGHVHYGDWLKVRMYSRTIAVIGGFLVLASGAGEIYRQKPRSRSLQSTGQVFLGIYLICLAYTLQHSKEDRQSYLDFIPGGEPALQILFVLYGVLALSFLSGYYVRFSAQVLAVLLPFSLLLIDGNLGYWHKNRRVEFWNQMRIIGQNVGIFGVAVIVATDG; the protein is encoded by the exons ATGGCGGCGAGTGGGCGGAAGAGGCTTCTGCAGCTGGTGACCCGCTTTGGGGTGCTGCTTCTCACCCGGTGCccattttggttttgtttcagTCAGCTAATGTTGtatgcagagcgggcagaggccaAGAG GAAGCCAGATATTCCTGTGCCCTACTTGTACTTTGACCTAGGTGTTGCGGTGCTCTGCGCCAGTTTCATGTCCTTTGGTGTAAAACGACGTTGGTTTGCATTAGTTTCTGCTCTCCAGTTGGCTGTTAGCACCTATGCAGCTCATGTGGGGGGTCACGTCCACTACGGAGACTGGTTGAAG GTCCGAATGTATTCTCGAACCATTGCTGTTATTGGTGGATTCCTAGTCTTGGCAAGTGGTGCTGGAGAGATTTACAGACAGAAGCCTCGCAGTCGCTCACTGCAGTCCACTGGGCAAGTCTTCCTGGGCATCTACCTCATCTGTTTG GCGTACACCCTACAGCACAGTAAGGAGGACCGCCAGTCCTATCTGGACTTCATCCCGGGAGGAGAACCAGCCCTGCAGATTCTCTTTGTCCTGTATGGAGTGTTAGCATTGTCCTTCCTGTCTGGATACTATGTACGGTTCTCCGCTCAGGTTCTTGCTGTCCTGCTCCCCTTTTCCCTACTCCTGATAGATGGAAACCTGGGCTACTGGCACAAAAACCGTCGTGTGGAATTCTGGAACCAAATGCGAATTATAGGACAGAATGTTGGCATTTTTGGAGTGGCAGTCATAGTGGCCACTGACGGCTGA